A genomic stretch from Theobroma cacao cultivar B97-61/B2 chromosome 4, Criollo_cocoa_genome_V2, whole genome shotgun sequence includes:
- the LOC18602979 gene encoding 5'-nucleotidase SurE, with protein MENNTNSYDEKRTVMVTNDDGIDAPGLRALVRVLVSSNRFRVLVCAPDSEKSAVSHSITWRHPVSVKQVDIDGATAYAVSGTPADCTSLGISGALFPSVPDLVISGINMGSNCGYHIVYSGTVAGAREAFFNDIPAVSVSYDWVGGISSVNDYTLAAEACLPIFSVMLTEIRNKNYPLRGFLNIDLPTDVANHKGYKLTRQGKSIFKMGWREVTSERQGGKMLSTMEMETDSAARTETGTSTEAGGHLLFRREVRGAQVDDADTDKQFLQEGYITVTPLGAVSQAEADFHSFFKEWLPSVVQRFSSSAL; from the exons ATGGAGAATAATACTAATAGCTACGATGAGAAGCGGACCGTGATGGTCACAAACGACGACGGAATCGACGCGCCAGGCCTCCGCGCTCTCGTCCGCGTCCTCGTCTCCTCCAATCGTTTTCGCGTCCTCGTTTGCGCCCCTGATTC GGAGAAATCAGCTGTTAGTCATAGTATCACATGGCGTCACCCTGTTTCTGTAAAGCAAGTAGATATCGATGGAGCAACAGCTTACGCTGTTTCtg GAACTCCAGCAGATTGTACTTCTTTGGGTATCTCAGGAGCACTCTTCCCCTCAGTTCCTGATTTG GTAATCAGTGGCATAAACATGGGCAGCAACTGTGGTTATCACAT TGTCTATTCTGGCACTGTTGCAGGTGCTCGAGAAGCCTTCTTCAATGATATACCTGCTGTCTCTGTATCATATGACTG GGTTGGAGGTATCAGCAGTGTCAATGACTATACCCTTGCTGCTGAGGCTTGCTTGCCAATCTTCAGTGTAATGCTAACTGAGATTAGGAATAAAAATTATCCTCTTAGAGGCTTTCTGAATATAGATCTGCCGACAGATGTTGCCAACCACAag GGATATAAGCTGACTAGACAAGGTAAAAGTATATTCAAAATGGGGTGGAGGGAAGTTACTTCTGAAAGGCAAGGAGGAAAGATGTTATCCACAATGGAAATGGAGACGGATTCGGCTGCAAGGACAGAAACTGGTACATCAACAGAAGCAGGAGGACATCTCTTGTTTAGAAGAGAG GTAAGAGGAGCCCAAGTTGATGATGCTGATACAGATAAGCAATTTCTTCAGGAAGGATAT ATTACTGTTACTCCTCTTGGAGCCGTCTCTCAGGCAGAGGCTGATTTCCACTCCTTCTTTAAAGAATGGCTACCAAGTGTAGTTCAACGGTTCTCTTCATCAGCGTTATAA
- the LOC18602984 gene encoding uncharacterized protein LOC18602984 translates to MKVLKSSVKLSLLAVIVAVLISHNLYAASAASGGRMGGSSFSSGSSPSSRRHDYHHHHSSSVYGLYDSHPRFSMNANQGNGSKSAAGAYVMLTIFMGAASYLVYLNFVEGGTSILQIQVGLSAKARSLQRELTEIATTTDTSTANGWQLILEETTSSLLRHPDYYLYGYSFVTRCWTIGGAEQHFKRLSKEERQKFDVESLVNINNFKRTRAVAPKADKVNKDCIVVTVLVAVQGAHNLPTIRTTDDVKEALQSLGEICSSKTKGVEVLWTPQDETDSLSVEELLENYPQLRRI, encoded by the exons ATGAAGGTTTTAAAGAGTTCTGTAAAACTTTCACTTCTTGCTGTTATTGTAGCCGTATTAATATCCCACAACCTATATGCAGCCTCTGCAGCTTCTGGTGGTCGAATGGGCGGATCTTCTTTCTCTTCAGGGAGTTCACCTTCTTCGCGCCGGCATGATTATCACCATCATCATTCATCTAGTGTTTATGGGCTCTACGACTCCCATCCTAGATTTTCCATGAACGCCAATCAAGGGAATGGTTCTAAATCGGCTGCTGGTGCTTATGTAATGCTAACCATTTTTATGGGAGCAGCTTCATACTTGGTATACCTTAACTTTGTGGAAGGTGGAACAAGTATTCTACAAATTCAG GTTGGCTTATCTGCAAAAGCTCGTTCTTTGCAAAGAGAACTGACTGAAATTGCCACCACAACAGACACTTCTACAGCAAATGGCTGGCAACTGATATTGGAAG AAACAACATCATCACTGCTTCGCCATCCAGATTACTATCTTTATGGTTATTCGTTT GTAACTCGCTGTTGGACCATTGGAGGCGCTGAACAGCACTTTAAACGACTTTCCAAGGAAGAAAGGCAGAAATTTGACGTAGAGTCACTGGTAAACATCAACAATTTTAAAAGGACAAGAGCTGTTGCTCCAAAAGCTGACAAGGTTAACAAGGACTGCATAGTG GTAACAGTACTGGTGGCCGTGCAAGGTGCACACAACCTGCCAACTATCAGGACAACTGACGATGTGAAGGAGGCCTTGCAATCTTTGGGAGAAATCTGTTCTAGCAAAACTAAG GGTGTAGAGGTACTCTGGACCCCTCAAGATGAGACTGATTCTTTGTCAGTTGAGGAATTGCTTGAAAATTACCCGCAGTTAAGGAGAATATGA
- the LOC18602985 gene encoding 40S ribosomal protein S24-1 isoform X2 — MADKAVTIRTRKFMTNRLLSRKQFAELKEKLARMYEVKDPNSIFVFKFRTHFGGGKSTGFGLIYDSVENAKKYEPKYRLIRNGLDTKVEKSRKQMKERKNRAKKIRGVKKTKAGDAAKKK; from the exons ATGGCGGACAAGGCTGTTACCATAAGGACGAGGAAGTTCATGACCAACAGGCTCCTTTCAAGGAAACAATTC GCTGAGCTTAAGGAGAAACTGGCTAGGATGTATGAAGTGAAAGACCCAAATTCAATTTTCGTTTTCAAATTCCGTACTCACTTTGGAGGAGGAAAGTCTACTGGGTTTGGGCTTATTTATGACTCGGTTGAGAATGCAAAGAAGTATGAGCCTAAGTACCGTCTAATCAGG AATGGACTAGATACCAAGGTTGAAAAGTCTAGAAAGCAGatgaaggaaaggaaaaacaggGCCAAGAAGATCAGAGGTGTAAAGAAG ACCAAGGCTGGAGATGCTGCCAAGAAGAAGTAA
- the LOC18602980 gene encoding probable serine/threonine-protein kinase WNK9: MNGETSFEQEMDGCPSLEPDYSQFVEVDPTGRYGRYNEILGKGASKTVYKAFDEYEGIEVAWNQVKLHDFLQSSEDLERLYCEIHLLKTLKHENIMKFYTSWVDPAKRNINFVTEMFTSGTLRQYRLKHRRVNIRAVKHWCRQILRGLLYLHSHDPPVIHRDLKCDNIFVNGNQGEVKIGDLGLAAILRKSHAARCVGTPEFMAPEVYEEEYNELVDIYSFGMCILEMVTFEYPYSECTHPAQIYKKVVSGKKPEALYKVKDPEVRQFVEKCLATVSRRLPARELLRDPFLQLDDCGSDLRPIEYQRDYYDAGPLVRQPLYDINHSNNSSLFNSYTNYLGYGPENGLGYNSLEFETSEIDLFTSQEDGHLGDVDLTIKGKWREDDGIFLRLRIADKEGCFRNIYFPFDIESDTALSVATEMVSELDINDQDVTKIADMIDGEIASLVPEWKRGSGIDENSQCLSSSFCQNCSSNGYISGYVSSSSAGAKNLQVLQCSKHGCTAIHGRFEEITYQVEGPEQCVSEGANASLHRSNGIHYADIWAQREGPELSSSGPKDIHCDEANETSDQSIYGKEERIISIDSQSDSNARNSFSAYHSVDSGFLDDYENEIRQELRWLKAKYQMQLRELRDQQLGVRLRSQSLTQSFNDLENDKDTKASMSSILASPKRESNGPLLKSLPSGKHLTFYFSIDAEKKCASFASQGDQISEAISGSYNPETVATTKNFYTGALLPHPLYRASSLPVDAVDV, from the exons ATGAATGGTGAAACAAGCTTTGAACAAGAAATGGATGGGTGTCCAAGCTTGGAACCTGATTATTCTCAGTTTGTTGAAGTTGATCCTACTGGAAGATATGGAAGG TATAATGAAATTCTTGGCAAAGGTGCCTCAAAGACAGT TTATAAGGCTTTTGATGAGTACGAAGGAATTGAGGTAGCATGGAATCAGGTGAAGCTTCATGATTTCCTGCAAAGTTCTGAGGATCTCGAGAGGTTGTACTGTGAAATCCACCTCCTGAAAACCTTGAAACATGAAAACATCATGAAGTTCTACACTTCTTGGGTTGATCCTGCTAAAAGAAACATCAACTTTGTCACAGAAATGTTCACCTCTGGTACTCTCAGACA GTATAGGCTAAAACATAGAAGAGTAAATATTAGAGCTGTGAAGCATTGGTGTAGACAGATTTTGAGAGGGCTTCTGTATCTACATAGCCATGACCCCCCTGTCATTCACAGAGACCTCAAGTGTGATAACATTTTTGTTAATGGAAATCAAGGGGAGGTCAAAATTGGTGATCTTGGCCTGGCTGCAATCCTCCGTAAATCACATGCTGCTCGTTGTGTTG GAACACCTGAGTTCATGGCTCCAGAGGTGTATGAAGAGGAATATAATGAATTAGTTGACATATATTCTTTTGGGATGTGCATCTTGGAAATGGTTACTTTTGAATATCCATACAGTGAATGCACACATCCTGCTCAGATCTATAAGAAAGTTGTTTCA GGAAAAAAGCCAGAAGCTCTGTACAAAGTAAAGGATCCTGAGGTTAGAcaatttgttgaaaaatgtttaGCAACTGTATCCCGTAGGCTTCCTGCCAGGGAGCTTCTGAGAGACCCTTTTCTCCAACTTGATGATTGTGGATCTGACTTGAGACCAATAGAATACCAAAGAGACTACTATGATGCAGGACCTCTAGTGAGACAACCTCTTTATGATATTAACCATAGTAACAACAGCTCTTTATTCAACAGCTACACCAACTATCTTGGTTATGGACCTGAGAATGGTTTGGGTTACAATTCACTTGAATTTGAAACAAGTGAAATTGATCTCTTCACTAGTCAAGAAGATGGACATTTGGGAGATGTTGATCTTACTATCAAAGGCAAGTGGAGAGAAGATGATGGCATCTTTTTGAGACTCAGAATTGCAGATAAAGAAG GTTGCTTTCGAAACATCTACTTCCCATTTGACATTGAGTCTGATACAGCATTAAGTGTTGCAACGGAAATGGTTTCTGAGCTTGATATTAATGACCAAGATGTCACTAAAATAGCAGATATGATTGATGGTGAAATTGCTTCCTTAGTACCAGAGTGGAAGAGGGGATCAGGCATAGATGAAAATTCACAATGCTTGAGTTCAAGTTTTTGTCAAAATTGTTCTTCAAATGGCTATATCTCAGGTTATGTATCATCAAGTAGTGCAGGTGCCAAGAACCTGCAAGTTCTTCAGTGCTCGAAACACGGATGTACTGCTATCCATGGCCGTTTTGAAGAGATCACATACCAAGTTGAAGGGCCAGAGCAATGTGTTTCAGAAGGTGCAAATGCTTCATTACACCGATCAAATGGCATCCACTATGCTGACATTTGGGCTCAGCGAGAAGGACCAGAACTAAGTTCATCAGGTCCCAAGGATATCCACTGCGATGAGGCAAATGAGACTTCGGACCAGTCAATTTATGGAAAGGAGGAGAGAATTATAAGCATAGATAGTCAAAGTGATTCCAATGCTAGGAACTCTTTCTCTGCATACCATTCAGTGGATTCTGGTTTCTTGGATGATTATGAGAATGAGATTAGACAAGAACTAAGATGGCTAAAAGCAAAGTATCAGATGCAGTTGAGGGAGCTTAGAGACCAACAATTAGGGGTCAGACTGAGATCTCAAAGCTTGACTCAAAGTTTTAATGACTTGGAGAACGACAAAGATACCAAAGCTTCAATGTCTTCAATTTTGGCATCTCCTAAGAGAGAAAGCAATGGACCTCTCCTGAAATCATTACCCTCGGGGAAGCatcttactttttatttttctattgatgCTGAGAAAAAATGTGCCAGTTTTGCAAGCCAAGGAGACCAAATTTCTGAGGCAATTAGTGGTTCTTATAACCCTGAGACAGTAGCCACTACCAAGAATTTCTACACAGGAGCCTTGCTTCCACACCCTCTTTACAGGGCATCTTCCCTTCCAGTTGATGCTGTAGATGTGTGA
- the LOC18602978 gene encoding 5'-nucleotidase SurE, which yields MEKLDSSNSFEQRPTILITNDDGIEAPGLKALVSVLVSTHQFNLLVCAPQREMSAVGHSITWRRPLSVKQVDMHGATAFVVSGTPADCASLGVSSVLFPSVPDLVISGINQGSNCGYHIVYSGTAAAAREAFLNGVPAVSISYDYYGGLNSEQLEKMLRLDAKAKTQDYASAAKTCLPIISAILVEIKNQTYPQGFFLNIDLPRDLANHKGYKLTKQGKSMLKIGWRQITSNVQGGKSLSTVLETDASSISQENLLFCRELRGFKVDNDESDQKCLQEGYITITPLGALTHPDNDCQAYFKDWLPKVAQQMRYRDD from the exons ATGGAAAAGCTTGATTCTTCTAACAGCTTTGAGCAGAGGCCAACTATCTTGATCACCAATGACGATGGAATTGAGGCACCAGGCTTGAAAGCCTTGGTTAGCGTCCTCGTTTCCACCCATCAATTTAACCTTCTTGTCTGCGCCCCTCAACG GGAAATGTCAGCCGTTGGTCATAGTATTACATGGCGCCGACCACTTTCTGTCAAGCAAGTAGATATGCATGGAGCAACAGCTTTTGTGGTTTCTG GAACTCCGGCTGATTGTGCATCTTTGGGTGTCTCCTCAGTGCTCTTTCCTTCAGTTCCTGATTTG GTTATCAGTGGCATTAATCAGGGCAGCAACTGTGGTTACCACAT TGTTTATTCTGGTACGGCTGCTGCTGCTCGAGAGGCCTTCCTAAATGGTGTACCAGCCGTCTCGATATCATATGATTA TTACGGTGGGCTTAATTCAGAGCAATTGGAGAAGATGCTAAG GCTTGATGCTAAAGCCAAGACTCAAGACTATGCATCTGCTGCGAAGACTTGCTTGCCAATAATCAGCGCAATACTAGTTGAGATCAAGAATCAGACTTATCCTCAAGGATTCTTTTTGAATATAGACCTGCCAAGAGATCTTGCTAATCATAAG GGGTATAAACTCACTAAACAGGGTAAAAGTATGCTGAAGATAGGATGGAGGCAAATTACTTCTAATGTTCAAGGAGGAAAATCATTATCAACAGTGTTGGAAACTGATGCATCATCTATATCGCAAGAGAACCTTCTATTCTGTAGAGAA TTGAGGGGATTCAAAGTTGACAACGATGAATCAGATCAAAAGTGTCTTCAGGAAGGATAC ATAACCATCACTCCTCTTGGTGCCCTCACTCATCCAGACAATGATTGCCAAGCATACTTTAAAGATTGGCTCCCAAAAGTGGCTCAGCAAATGCGTTACAGGGACGATTAA
- the LOC18602985 gene encoding 40S ribosomal protein S24-1 isoform X1, with product MADKAVTIRTRKFMTNRLLSRKQFVIDVLHPGRPNVSKAELKEKLARMYEVKDPNSIFVFKFRTHFGGGKSTGFGLIYDSVENAKKYEPKYRLIRNGLDTKVEKSRKQMKERKNRAKKIRGVKKTKAGDAAKKK from the exons ATGGCGGACAAGGCTGTTACCATAAGGACGAGGAAGTTCATGACCAACAGGCTCCTTTCAAGGAAACAATTC GTTATAGATGTTTTGCATCCTGGAAGACCTAATGTTTCAAAG GCTGAGCTTAAGGAGAAACTGGCTAGGATGTATGAAGTGAAAGACCCAAATTCAATTTTCGTTTTCAAATTCCGTACTCACTTTGGAGGAGGAAAGTCTACTGGGTTTGGGCTTATTTATGACTCGGTTGAGAATGCAAAGAAGTATGAGCCTAAGTACCGTCTAATCAGG AATGGACTAGATACCAAGGTTGAAAAGTCTAGAAAGCAGatgaaggaaaggaaaaacaggGCCAAGAAGATCAGAGGTGTAAAGAAG ACCAAGGCTGGAGATGCTGCCAAGAAGAAGTAA